In Bacillus sp. DX3.1, the following proteins share a genomic window:
- a CDS encoding transposase domain-containing protein has product MKITLSHSNQPTIESLQAQVEELTAKENNLSPYHYLCYLFETLPNIDLNNKEEIDKVLPWSMDLPSSCRVPKKSEANKK; this is encoded by the coding sequence ATGAAAATAACACTTTCACATTCAAATCAACCCACAATTGAATCACTTCAAGCTCAAGTAGAGGAACTCACCGCAAAAGAGAATAATCTAAGTCCCTATCATTATCTTTGTTATTTGTTTGAAACGCTTCCCAACATCGATTTAAACAATAAAGAGGAAATTGATAAAGTCTTGCCGTGGTCAATGGATTTACCATCTAGTTGCAGAGTACCGAAAAAAAGTGAAGCAAACAAAAAATAA
- a CDS encoding SMI1/KNR4 family protein, giving the protein MNILPNKLDQVLGEDIYKREDKEKAKEFLTSLGVEVSDTFSEFYHRYAGPFWEEYVPYELLDIVDEENNIESNTIIARNEHGFPKKYLVLSEMSANAVLVLDSVTDKVYSVNFEGGDELLLNGELKETWSSFYAFLKEYFNC; this is encoded by the coding sequence GTGAATATTTTACCTAATAAATTAGACCAAGTTCTTGGAGAAGACATTTATAAACGCGAAGATAAGGAAAAAGCGAAAGAGTTCTTAACTAGCCTAGGTGTAGAAGTGTCTGATACATTCAGTGAATTTTATCATCGGTATGCCGGGCCTTTTTGGGAAGAGTACGTTCCCTACGAGTTGCTAGATATTGTAGATGAAGAGAACAATATTGAATCAAACACAATTATTGCTCGAAATGAGCATGGATTTCCTAAAAAGTATCTAGTTTTAAGTGAGATGTCAGCAAATGCTGTACTAGTGCTTGATAGTGTAACTGATAAAGTTTACTCGGTTAATTTTGAAGGCGGAGATGAGCTGCTTTTAAATGGAGAGTTAAAGGAAACTTGGTCATCGTTTTATGCGTTTTTAAAAGAATATTTTAACTGTTAA
- a CDS encoding DUF2004 domain-containing protein produces MTINDAVFGKLEYDYVWSKDTTIHFFVNEWEQLQQSFLQPILDYYKQERHELGYDIEVNENYPFVETMDQILEMISLDGIVVPYAGIFEGRDIGITFNCTWDIENGLGIRLLNEKVTEVGYQDVAI; encoded by the coding sequence ATGACAATAAATGATGCGGTTTTCGGTAAACTTGAATACGATTATGTTTGGTCTAAGGATACTACCATTCATTTTTTTGTAAATGAATGGGAACAGTTGCAACAAAGTTTTTTACAACCAATATTAGACTATTACAAACAAGAGCGACATGAACTAGGTTATGATATTGAAGTAAATGAAAATTATCCATTCGTTGAAACAATGGATCAAATACTAGAAATGATAAGTTTAGATGGAATTGTTGTTCCGTATGCGGGTATTTTTGAAGGTCGAGATATCGGAATTACATTTAATTGTACATGGGATATAGAAAATGGACTAGGGATTCGTCTATTAAATGAAAAAGTAACTGAAGTAGGTTACCAGGATGTGGCAATTTAA
- a CDS encoding dynamin family protein, which yields MRLEKQLIKKIYYETFLIENETHPPLQVLGEVYFNEQKNEISDGSYIRFAQGEFYYHHQDFESAIFKWEKVSNELAPWAQKNIADAYFELNQLSVAENVYTSITTDNKILMTEIVLQLLSLYIEQNNLDSAFAVIKEAVSLNPDYPNVTTIARSFYEEQQDFDSAVELAVNELIRTESFPWFEVLKEYIDKGFTKNISPDYFYKVLVTLNNVDQVQFTQIVSSLWHSYKNEQNYLLWLKTINEFFLHIEIHSSDIWDKISSLYEETYFELIQGQYMLKQLHDIIPNLLTNWLKIANPSHSVFPSAAVLAWDEIFPSKIDSANIKHAENLLSYSINHVNGLEYSLHLFESITQWAQKHDLEMGHRFRWLVGELADLRTNRLLVTGTSGNGKASFINSILGENILENSISNVVVFKNDAHTEINAITDSVITTTENFSDYHNMMSLHRQTYRDRACVEFKLPCRFLSKNKLTFVVTPSFNRNNDTRDETYEYLNSVDELLFVLNADSPFTDKERDILLSIQKHTPNLQIHFLLNKIDNIYSEAEAKRVIHDTQARINAYFPHARIFPYSSLYTNSQQLNDLTEFIHFNFNHKNIDAERTEKLLFFIRKTITYLLDKRVERENNLVDSINWNEDMLVKLNGFINNLTAFEKEKIHLITESYRTMKNEIANDLTEHIPKLLQSCSDLISEESDFGHIDIELNTAMNERVQKYLEQTVLPNLARSMQNWIATSNNEFLQSQSYLEEISEGLNSLCGENRIQLECDFKVLDDWRRDTDRMTTRIQMEEVNILRRFTPAQFLLKSAGKLFGVLPKNKAMLYNKYKQYLENEDYTDVTASIMNKFFLQFELFENAQERDINMFFRNPFGALEQAVENTHLEIQEKQDTLHKMKSNPEVYHDSITLFELRLRQCEVILNIDEDNSYTDLTLETNIE from the coding sequence ATGAGATTAGAAAAACAATTAATAAAAAAGATATATTATGAAACATTCCTAATAGAGAATGAAACACATCCACCTCTTCAAGTACTTGGAGAAGTTTATTTTAACGAACAAAAAAATGAGATTTCCGATGGATCTTATATTCGTTTTGCACAAGGTGAATTTTATTATCACCATCAAGATTTTGAATCAGCTATTTTTAAATGGGAGAAAGTCAGTAATGAATTAGCACCATGGGCACAAAAAAATATTGCGGATGCTTACTTCGAACTTAACCAATTATCAGTTGCTGAAAATGTTTATACTTCCATTACTACTGATAACAAAATACTTATGACCGAAATTGTACTGCAATTACTGTCTCTTTACATCGAGCAAAATAATCTTGATTCAGCTTTCGCTGTTATTAAAGAAGCGGTTTCTTTAAATCCCGATTATCCAAACGTCACAACAATTGCACGTTCCTTTTATGAAGAACAGCAAGATTTTGACAGTGCAGTAGAGCTTGCTGTGAATGAGTTAATTCGAACAGAATCTTTTCCATGGTTTGAGGTTCTAAAAGAATATATCGATAAAGGATTTACTAAAAATATTTCACCAGACTATTTTTATAAAGTATTAGTTACATTAAATAATGTAGATCAAGTACAATTTACACAAATTGTTTCATCACTTTGGCACAGCTATAAAAATGAACAAAATTACTTATTATGGCTTAAAACAATAAATGAATTTTTCTTACATATCGAAATACATTCGTCCGATATATGGGACAAAATTTCTTCTCTTTACGAAGAAACGTACTTTGAATTAATTCAAGGTCAATATATGCTAAAACAATTACACGATATCATTCCAAATCTTTTAACAAATTGGTTAAAGATAGCCAATCCGTCTCATTCTGTATTTCCATCTGCAGCAGTATTGGCATGGGATGAGATTTTCCCTTCCAAAATAGATTCAGCAAATATAAAACATGCGGAAAACCTACTGTCATATTCTATTAATCATGTGAATGGCTTAGAGTATAGTTTACATCTTTTTGAATCTATTACACAGTGGGCACAAAAACATGATTTAGAAATGGGTCATCGATTTAGATGGTTAGTTGGCGAACTTGCAGATTTAAGAACAAATCGCCTTTTAGTAACTGGAACTTCAGGAAACGGAAAAGCTTCATTTATTAACTCTATACTAGGAGAAAATATATTAGAAAACTCAATCTCAAATGTAGTTGTCTTTAAAAATGACGCTCATACAGAAATTAACGCTATAACAGATTCGGTAATTACAACAACTGAGAATTTCTCTGATTACCATAACATGATGTCTCTACACCGCCAAACATATAGAGATAGAGCATGTGTTGAATTTAAATTACCATGCAGATTTTTAAGTAAAAATAAACTTACATTCGTTGTTACACCTAGCTTTAATAGGAACAACGACACTAGAGATGAGACATACGAATATTTAAATTCTGTAGACGAATTATTATTCGTATTGAATGCGGATTCACCTTTTACTGACAAAGAACGTGACATTCTATTAAGCATTCAAAAACATACACCAAATCTACAAATTCATTTCTTATTAAATAAAATCGATAACATTTACAGTGAAGCAGAAGCAAAAAGAGTTATACATGATACGCAAGCGAGAATAAACGCATATTTCCCGCATGCGAGAATTTTCCCTTACTCTTCGTTATATACAAATAGTCAACAACTAAACGATTTAACTGAGTTTATTCATTTTAACTTTAACCATAAAAATATCGATGCAGAACGTACTGAAAAGCTATTGTTTTTCATTCGAAAAACAATTACATATCTTTTAGATAAACGCGTCGAGAGGGAAAATAACCTAGTGGATTCTATTAATTGGAATGAAGATATGTTAGTTAAACTAAATGGTTTTATTAATAACCTTACTGCTTTTGAGAAGGAAAAAATTCATTTAATTACAGAATCATATCGTACAATGAAAAACGAAATTGCTAATGATCTTACAGAACATATTCCGAAACTATTGCAGAGTTGTTCTGATTTAATTAGTGAAGAAAGCGATTTTGGGCACATTGATATTGAACTAAATACAGCGATGAACGAAAGAGTTCAAAAATATCTAGAACAAACTGTGTTACCTAATCTTGCTCGCTCTATGCAAAATTGGATTGCAACTTCTAATAACGAGTTCCTTCAAAGTCAATCGTACTTAGAAGAAATCAGTGAAGGACTTAATTCTTTATGTGGAGAAAATCGAATACAGTTAGAATGTGACTTTAAAGTGCTTGATGACTGGCGCAGAGATACTGATAGAATGACAACTAGAATACAAATGGAAGAAGTAAATATCTTACGCCGATTTACACCAGCCCAATTTTTACTGAAAAGTGCCGGTAAATTATTTGGAGTTCTTCCTAAAAATAAAGCTATGCTATATAACAAATACAAACAGTATTTAGAAAATGAAGATTATACCGATGTAACGGCTTCTATTATGAACAAATTTTTCTTGCAATTTGAGCTATTTGAAAACGCACAAGAGCGGGATATTAATATGTTCTTTAGAAATCCATTTGGCGCGTTGGAACAAGCTGTAGAAAACACTCATTTAGAAATACAAGAAAAACAAGATACACTGCATAAAATGAAATCAAATCCTGAAGTTTATCATGATTCTATAACGCTCTTTGAATTGAGATTACGTCAATGTGAAGTAATCTTAAATATAGATGAGGATAATTCCTATACAGATTTAACTTTAGAAACAAACATAGAGTAA
- the ppsA gene encoding phosphoenolpyruvate synthase — MKPYVLEFQEIDKTRQMVVGGKGMNLGECSRIEGILVPEGFCVTTEAYKRVIGKNKELHQLLDQLAVQKVDERERISEISRKIRELIEGIEIEKGIEEDINRCLLTFGFEHAYAVRSSATAEDLPFASFAGQQDTYLNIKGKDAILQHISKCWASLFTDRAVIYRMQNGFDHRKVYLSVVIQRMIFPQASGILFTADPVTSNRKVLSIDASFGLGEALVSGLVSADCYKVQEDKIIDKMIATKKLAIYGLKEGGTETQQIDPDQQKTQTLTEQQILQLARIGREIEAYFGCPQDIEWCLADETFYIVQSRPITTLYPVPEADDQANRVYVSVGHVQMMTEPIKPLGMSLFHLTYDQPLRHAGGRMFIDHTHILASPISRKILLNAMEQSDPLMKDALMTIVEREDFIKSLPNNKKVRSLSESNKGMSWGFLAQNLQNDPTIVLDLIKSSETSIEELKQNIQTKSGLDLFDFILEDYQQLKKILFNPQSLDTIMVAMNASSWINKKMQKWLGEKNVADTLSLSVPNNITSEMGLALLDVADVIRPYPEVINYLQHVKDDNFLDELVKFDGGQEIQDAINAYLNKYGMRCTGEIDITKPRWSEKPTTLIPMILSNIKNFEPNASKRKFEQGRQEALKKEQELFDRLKQLPGGKRKAEKTKRMISLIRNFIGYREYPKYGMINRYFFYKQTLMKEAEQLVQAKVIREKEDIYYLTFEELREVVRTNKLDYQIISKRKEEYKLYEKLTPPRVITSDGEIIVGKHKRENLPAEAIVGLPVSSGVIEGRARVILNMENANLEEGDILVTAFTDPSWTPLFVSTKGLVTEVGGLMTHGSVIAREYGLPAVVGVENATKLIKDGQRIRVNGAEGYIEIL; from the coding sequence ATGAAACCATATGTACTAGAGTTTCAGGAGATCGATAAAACGAGACAAATGGTGGTCGGTGGCAAAGGGATGAATTTGGGCGAATGTTCGAGGATTGAAGGAATACTTGTACCAGAGGGATTTTGTGTTACCACTGAGGCATATAAAAGAGTCATTGGGAAAAATAAGGAGCTTCATCAATTACTGGATCAACTAGCAGTTCAAAAAGTGGACGAACGAGAAAGAATTAGTGAAATTAGCAGGAAGATTCGTGAGCTGATTGAGGGGATCGAGATTGAGAAGGGGATCGAAGAAGATATCAATCGATGTCTCTTAACTTTTGGCTTCGAGCATGCATATGCTGTTCGTTCAAGTGCTACAGCCGAGGATCTTCCATTTGCCTCCTTTGCTGGTCAACAGGATACCTATCTAAACATCAAAGGAAAAGATGCAATTTTACAACATATTAGTAAGTGCTGGGCTTCACTATTTACTGATCGTGCTGTGATTTATCGAATGCAAAACGGATTTGACCATCGCAAGGTTTATCTGTCTGTTGTTATTCAAAGGATGATTTTTCCACAAGCTTCCGGAATACTATTTACAGCTGATCCAGTTACCTCAAACCGCAAGGTGCTGTCGATCGATGCTAGCTTTGGACTAGGAGAGGCCCTTGTCTCCGGCTTGGTATCTGCGGATTGCTATAAGGTGCAAGAAGATAAAATTATCGATAAGATGATAGCAACCAAAAAATTGGCTATCTATGGACTAAAAGAAGGCGGAACAGAGACACAGCAGATCGATCCTGATCAGCAAAAGACGCAAACACTTACTGAACAACAAATTTTACAGCTCGCACGCATAGGCAGAGAGATTGAAGCTTATTTTGGTTGCCCACAAGATATCGAATGGTGTCTGGCTGACGAGACATTTTATATCGTGCAAAGTCGTCCCATCACTACTTTATACCCTGTCCCTGAAGCAGATGATCAAGCGAATCGTGTTTATGTATCTGTCGGTCATGTGCAGATGATGACGGAACCGATTAAGCCACTTGGCATGTCCCTCTTTCATTTAACCTATGATCAACCGTTGCGACACGCAGGTGGGAGAATGTTTATCGATCACACACATATTCTTGCTTCACCTATCAGCAGAAAAATTTTATTAAATGCAATGGAACAATCCGATCCGCTCATGAAAGACGCACTTATGACCATAGTAGAGCGAGAAGATTTTATAAAATCGTTACCCAATAATAAAAAAGTACGGAGTCTCAGTGAAAGCAATAAAGGTATGTCTTGGGGTTTTCTAGCACAAAACCTCCAAAACGATCCAACAATCGTTCTTGATTTGATTAAGAGTAGTGAAACATCAATAGAAGAGTTAAAACAAAACATTCAAACGAAATCAGGATTGGATTTATTTGATTTTATTCTAGAAGATTACCAGCAATTAAAGAAGATTTTATTTAACCCACAAAGTTTGGATACGATTATGGTTGCTATGAATGCTTCATCTTGGATCAATAAAAAAATGCAGAAATGGTTAGGTGAAAAAAACGTAGCAGACACGCTTTCTCTATCTGTACCAAACAATATTACTTCGGAAATGGGTCTGGCGCTATTGGATGTCGCAGATGTGATTCGTCCTTACCCGGAAGTAATCAATTATTTACAACATGTAAAAGATGATAACTTTTTGGATGAACTGGTTAAGTTTGATGGTGGACAGGAAATCCAAGACGCTATCAATGCTTATCTCAACAAATACGGAATGCGATGTACCGGAGAAATCGATATTACTAAACCTCGTTGGAGCGAAAAACCAACTACACTCATCCCTATGATTCTCAGTAACATCAAAAACTTTGAGCCTAATGCTAGCAAGCGAAAATTTGAGCAAGGGCGACAGGAAGCTTTGAAAAAAGAACAAGAGTTATTCGACCGATTGAAGCAATTACCGGGTGGTAAACGGAAAGCCGAAAAGACAAAACGAATGATCAGCCTGATCCGGAATTTCATCGGTTATCGGGAGTATCCAAAATACGGCATGATTAATCGCTACTTCTTCTATAAACAGACTTTGATGAAAGAAGCCGAACAGCTTGTACAAGCCAAAGTTATTCGTGAAAAAGAAGATATATACTATCTTACTTTTGAGGAACTTCGTGAAGTCGTACGCACAAATAAATTGGATTACCAGATCATCAGCAAACGAAAAGAAGAGTACAAACTATATGAAAAACTAACTCCCCCACGTGTTATCACGTCTGATGGTGAAATCATTGTAGGTAAACACAAACGAGAAAATCTCCCAGCCGAAGCTATTGTAGGTCTACCGGTTTCTTCCGGAGTTATAGAGGGCAGAGCACGCGTCATCTTAAATATGGAAAATGCGAATTTAGAAGAGGGAGATATATTGGTTACAGCCTTTACTGATCCTAGCTGGACACCGCTGTTTGTATCTACCAAAGGCTTGGTTACGGAAGTAGGTGGTTTGATGACCCATGGTTCTGTCATTGCCCGAGAATACGGTCTTCCAGCAGTTGTAGGTGTGGAGAATGCTACGAAGCTGATCAAGGATGGACAAAGGATCAGGGTGAATGGAGCAGAAGGGTATATAGAAATACTATAA
- a CDS encoding DUF4132 domain-containing protein yields the protein MAVGTYQLFQHLNMTGAQEEVAIRYLQTRDEEVLKHIEQTTIRENKRSDFAWQFMNDFRKTYKQDSVYFRLFYHLLEDQLLNVLLVRFTHVSFPDMKVYFEKSGLSFDRLVATACKYLTNLSRSVNEADVFLRQLIQENPKYIEEQLQVLTGQQKLLLLLVMFDADYERFLTYSSLLEEELQEHAEFILKLSGAEEKIEAAKRYVRGESVSEVSVGSSLPDFTWLLLFRVYKYSNVAKRYMDLLAKRSVKNFMNYAISHACHTLDQSGNYRKTKSFDTQVYETTRDLCEQFGISEERFFAYRLTQHHLGVVDFDRVYEYQLLLRMVEEQPEFVKRTLQYLSQSHYLFVSMLLAEKGYELHRNKVREEFLTVVLQTKSSDIRGTYRDYLLGNLSFEDMKQLFESSKYRNNYWRMPVLEIALLWDIEEAAKREAVLTLQLGKTYNYSLYELLQRYAAMENSPEQMLNELLSYGLSKEKLITYSVEQASERNEKGSRAREALVRLFVKERAYVTEKFAEYSVDERIFILDELAKNNAAQTRDLLIQSLGDSSKKVRTAAVELLTKDAEAAEDVAKELNHRKKVVRENVMQTLLYYKTDKYTKLVQEALQEKKNASLMEKFAPLLEDGDLEGASGSIEALCMRILTPQKRNALVQWLGFEPQIRLRDSDTIADAMIPLAYFQQYISDSVIEKKEAAEAIGAALNEQDLKENIQAIYQLWISQGAESKKRGILSLYGIYSDDEMALQLKKQIDEWALGMRGAIAAASVQALALSQSHIGLMSIHAMAFKYKHKQVRNAAKEALNLAAKTRGITEEELEDQLVPDLGFNKRGEKIINYGSRTFTAYLTPNLKIELKTGEGKRMKSLPKPNAKDDAEKAEEAKAELSSIKKQLRTMITMQTQRLETALSLNRYWSQNTWKSLFVENPIMQQFAISLIWGEYKEGKLLAMFRYMEDGTFNTIEEEEHELTPDTVIGLIHPLELSADERELWKEQLDDYEVTQPFPQIAREVFQVEDNEEVTVERFAGIQINGRSLFGKMTKYGWSRGSVQDAGVYYTFYKEDTRAGLGAELAFEGAPVGYEGEEDVCVFEIQFYKAGTVSRGSYDYDEIDHERRVLPKQVSERFFSEILYDIKRVTESNLGRDENWRSKR from the coding sequence ATGGCAGTCGGTACATATCAGTTATTTCAACATCTTAATATGACAGGAGCGCAAGAGGAAGTAGCAATACGTTACTTGCAAACGAGAGATGAAGAAGTTTTAAAACATATAGAACAAACGACCATTCGTGAAAATAAGCGAAGTGATTTTGCTTGGCAGTTCATGAATGATTTTAGGAAAACGTATAAGCAAGATTCAGTTTATTTTCGGTTGTTTTATCATTTGCTTGAGGATCAACTGTTGAATGTTCTTCTCGTACGTTTTACACATGTGAGTTTTCCAGATATGAAGGTTTATTTCGAAAAAAGCGGCCTTTCGTTCGATAGGCTTGTAGCAACTGCTTGTAAGTATTTAACAAATCTTTCGCGTTCTGTAAATGAAGCGGATGTTTTTCTTAGACAATTAATACAGGAGAATCCGAAGTATATAGAAGAACAGTTGCAAGTACTGACAGGTCAGCAAAAGCTGCTTTTGCTTCTAGTTATGTTCGACGCAGATTATGAGAGATTTCTTACTTACAGTTCCTTATTGGAGGAAGAATTGCAAGAGCATGCGGAGTTTATACTGAAACTAAGCGGAGCAGAAGAGAAGATAGAAGCGGCAAAAAGGTACGTTCGAGGTGAATCTGTCAGCGAAGTTTCTGTCGGTTCGTCTTTACCCGATTTTACTTGGCTGCTATTATTTCGTGTTTATAAGTATTCGAATGTCGCAAAACGATATATGGACTTGTTAGCGAAACGTTCTGTTAAAAATTTTATGAATTATGCGATTTCCCATGCGTGCCATACTCTTGATCAATCTGGAAATTACAGAAAAACAAAGAGTTTTGATACACAAGTGTATGAAACAACCCGAGATTTGTGCGAGCAATTCGGTATTTCAGAGGAAAGATTTTTCGCATATCGCCTTACACAGCATCATTTAGGTGTTGTTGATTTTGATCGCGTATATGAATACCAATTGTTGCTTCGTATGGTGGAAGAACAACCGGAATTTGTGAAGCGTACATTGCAATATTTAAGTCAAAGTCATTACCTTTTTGTATCAATGCTTTTAGCGGAAAAAGGGTACGAGTTACATAGAAACAAAGTACGTGAAGAGTTTTTAACGGTTGTTCTTCAAACGAAATCATCTGACATACGTGGTACATATCGGGACTATTTATTAGGAAATTTATCATTTGAGGATATGAAGCAACTGTTCGAAAGTTCGAAGTATAGAAATAATTACTGGAGAATGCCTGTTTTAGAAATTGCGCTTCTTTGGGATATAGAGGAAGCGGCAAAGAGAGAAGCAGTTCTTACGCTTCAACTCGGGAAAACCTATAACTATAGTTTATACGAACTTCTGCAGCGGTATGCTGCTATGGAAAATTCACCGGAACAAATGTTGAATGAGCTTCTTTCCTATGGTTTATCGAAAGAGAAGCTCATTACCTATTCTGTTGAACAAGCTTCCGAGCGTAATGAAAAAGGAAGTAGGGCAAGAGAAGCGCTCGTTCGTTTGTTTGTAAAAGAACGGGCATATGTAACAGAGAAATTTGCTGAGTATTCTGTGGATGAACGAATTTTCATTTTGGATGAGCTGGCAAAGAATAACGCGGCTCAGACGCGTGATCTTCTCATTCAAAGCCTTGGGGATTCCTCCAAAAAGGTACGTACGGCTGCAGTAGAACTTCTTACAAAAGATGCGGAAGCTGCAGAGGATGTAGCAAAGGAATTAAATCATAGAAAGAAAGTTGTACGCGAAAATGTAATGCAAACACTTTTATATTATAAAACTGACAAATATACAAAGCTTGTACAGGAAGCTTTACAAGAAAAGAAAAACGCTTCTTTGATGGAGAAGTTTGCTCCATTGCTTGAAGACGGAGACTTAGAAGGAGCATCAGGAAGTATAGAAGCTCTTTGCATGCGTATTTTAACGCCGCAAAAAAGGAATGCACTCGTGCAGTGGCTCGGATTTGAACCGCAAATCCGCCTTCGTGATTCCGATACCATTGCAGATGCAATGATTCCTCTTGCATATTTTCAGCAGTATATATCAGATTCCGTCATTGAGAAGAAGGAAGCGGCGGAAGCAATAGGTGCTGCTCTTAACGAACAAGATTTGAAAGAAAATATACAAGCGATATATCAGCTTTGGATTTCTCAAGGCGCGGAATCGAAGAAACGCGGTATTCTTTCGTTGTACGGTATTTACAGTGATGACGAAATGGCGTTGCAGCTTAAAAAGCAGATTGATGAGTGGGCACTTGGCATGCGCGGAGCTATTGCTGCTGCGTCCGTTCAGGCGCTAGCGTTGTCCCAATCACATATTGGGCTAATGTCTATCCATGCGATGGCATTTAAGTATAAACATAAGCAAGTGCGTAATGCTGCGAAAGAAGCGCTGAATCTCGCTGCTAAAACGCGTGGTATAACAGAGGAAGAATTAGAAGATCAGCTTGTCCCAGACCTTGGTTTTAATAAACGCGGTGAAAAGATAATTAATTACGGCAGCAGAACATTTACTGCCTATTTAACTCCAAACTTGAAAATTGAGCTAAAAACGGGAGAAGGAAAACGAATGAAGTCGCTTCCGAAACCAAATGCAAAAGATGATGCGGAAAAAGCTGAGGAGGCTAAGGCGGAGTTATCATCTATAAAGAAGCAGCTCCGAACTATGATTACGATGCAAACGCAGCGTCTTGAAACAGCGCTTTCTCTTAATCGCTATTGGTCACAAAATACATGGAAGTCTCTGTTTGTGGAAAATCCAATTATGCAGCAATTTGCTATCTCACTCATTTGGGGCGAGTATAAGGAAGGAAAGTTGCTTGCTATGTTCCGCTATATGGAGGATGGCACGTTCAATACGATTGAAGAAGAAGAGCATGAACTTACACCAGATACCGTTATTGGTTTAATTCATCCGTTAGAATTGTCCGCGGACGAAAGGGAATTATGGAAGGAACAGCTAGATGATTATGAGGTGACTCAGCCATTTCCGCAAATTGCTCGTGAGGTATTTCAGGTGGAGGACAATGAGGAAGTAACTGTAGAAAGATTTGCTGGTATTCAGATCAATGGTCGTTCGCTGTTTGGTAAGATGACGAAGTACGGCTGGAGCCGTGGATCGGTTCAAGATGCCGGTGTATATTATACATTCTATAAAGAAGATACTCGCGCCGGATTAGGGGCGGAGCTTGCGTTTGAGGGGGCACCGGTTGGATATGAAGGCGAGGAAGATGTGTGCGTATTTGAAATTCAATTTTACAAAGCAGGCACGGTGAGCCGCGGTTCATATGATTACGACGAAATTGATCATGAGAGACGTGTTTTACCAAAACAAGTATCGGAACGCTTTTTCAGCGAAATTTTATATGATATAAAACGGGTAACAGAATCGAATCTCGGCCGTGATGAAAACTGGCGCAGTAAGCGATAA
- a CDS encoding ankyrin repeat domain-containing protein, translating to MDKKSVNKAIRNAIKLGDIHEVKQLIGNEKEILNTMTSFGTWLHVAAKKGHLEIVKYLIEKGIDIDARGGTFDASALNVAAGAGHLEMVKYLIEVGAELDVSLAKRNPLFGAIYGGHKEVVEFLVEKGIEIPIRYTGESIKNMDAYEYAREFGQTEIAEYLKKKLEEK from the coding sequence TTGGATAAAAAAAGTGTAAACAAAGCAATAAGGAATGCGATTAAACTTGGTGATATTCATGAAGTCAAACAATTAATAGGTAATGAAAAAGAAATTTTGAACACAATGACTTCATTTGGTACATGGTTGCATGTAGCAGCAAAGAAAGGGCACCTTGAAATAGTTAAGTATCTAATTGAAAAAGGGATAGATATTGATGCTAGAGGCGGTACATTCGATGCTTCTGCGTTAAATGTGGCAGCAGGAGCAGGACATTTAGAGATGGTAAAGTATCTAATAGAAGTTGGCGCAGAATTAGATGTGAGCTTAGCAAAAAGAAATCCATTATTTGGAGCGATTTATGGCGGGCATAAAGAAGTAGTTGAGTTTCTAGTTGAAAAGGGTATAGAAATTCCAATTAGATATACTGGTGAAAGTATTAAGAATATGGATGCCTATGAATATGCTAGAGAATTTGGCCAAACAGAAATTGCTGAATATCTAAAGAAAAAATTAGAAGAGAAGTAG
- a CDS encoding ankyrin repeat domain-containing protein, which translates to MDKTQVAKDIRGAIKGSQLDTLRDLLEKDPEMLTWMTPFGTWLHVAAAHGHLEIIEYLINAGIDIHAQGGTFSTNALERAATKGHLDIAEYLINQNVEIDTSEPDKNPLFAAIYGGHFEVVKLLVENNIDISIDISIEYSGDNMKDMDAYAFAIERGQTEITEYLKRKMDEKE; encoded by the coding sequence ATGGATAAGACTCAAGTTGCGAAAGACATTAGAGGTGCCATAAAAGGTAGCCAATTGGATACATTAAGAGATTTACTTGAGAAAGATCCAGAAATGTTAACATGGATGACACCCTTTGGTACATGGTTACATGTAGCTGCAGCTCATGGGCATTTAGAAATAATAGAATATCTTATTAATGCCGGGATAGATATTCATGCACAGGGTGGAACTTTTTCTACAAATGCCCTTGAAAGAGCAGCTACAAAAGGGCATTTAGATATTGCGGAATATCTCATTAACCAGAATGTTGAGATTGATACTAGTGAACCAGATAAAAATCCTTTGTTTGCTGCAATATATGGTGGTCATTTTGAGGTTGTTAAATTGTTAGTTGAGAATAATATAGATATATCTATAGATATATCTATAGAATACTCTGGTGACAACATGAAAGATATGGATGCTTATGCATTCGCCATTGAAAGAGGACAAACAGAAATTACTGAATATTTAAAGAGAAAGATGGATGAAAAAGAATAG